Proteins encoded by one window of Musa acuminata AAA Group cultivar baxijiao chromosome BXJ2-9, Cavendish_Baxijiao_AAA, whole genome shotgun sequence:
- the LOC135581969 gene encoding ribosome biogenesis ATPase RIX7-like isoform X1, whose product MEQRGLLMSVLGVGVGVGLGIGLASGQAVGKWAAPAGSSSDGVTEEAVEAELRRRVVDGRETKVTFDEFPYYLSEQTRVILTSAAYVYLKQTDVLKYTRNLTPASRAILLSGPTELYQQMLAKALAHYYEAKLLLLDVTEFSIKIQNKCGGCNKDMFVKRSMSEATLGRLSGILGSLSTILRMEESEGMFRRQSSSMELRQRRPDYANSTNELPKTASFSAEMGGLTSQHGSRNMVTPKRSSCWSFDEKILIHSLYKVLILISKSNPIILYIRDVEHFVCRSERVYSLFQKMLTKLSGHVIILGSRLSEPDNCCKDVDARLTTLFPYNIEIKPPEDENHLVSWKSQLEKDTKTIQIQDNRNHITEVLAANDLECDDLGTICLSDILVLSTYIEEIVVSAVSYHLMNNKDPQYRNGKLVITSKSLSHGLSIFQDSRLCGKDTLKLEASAESEEDVNEDTRTATKPENNGEALLPGNKSETEKSTTLVKDGETLTPIKVTEVAPDNEFEKRIRPEVIPANEIGVTFDDIGALDETKESLQELIILPLQRPDLFKGLLKPCRGILLFGPPGTGKTMLAKAIANEAGASFINVSMSTITSKWFGEDEKHVRALFTLAAKVAPTIIFVDEVDGMLGQRTRVGEHEAMRKIKNEFMTRWDGLLTKPGERILVLAATNRPFDLDEAIIRRFERRIMVGLPSLESRESILRKLLSKEKVEGLDYKELATMTEGYSGSDLKNLCITAAYRPLRELIQRERSKELGKKQKTEEGESSSAGSENRDEDDQPAIALRPLNMDDLRQAKNQVAASFAAEGSVMNELKQWNDLYGDGGSRKRQQLTYFL is encoded by the exons ATGGAGCAGAGGGGCTTGCTGATGTCGGTCCTCGGGGTCGGGGTCGGGGTCGGGCTGGGGATCGGCTTGGCGTCGGGGCAGGCAGTCGGCAAGTGGGCCGCGCCGGCAGGCTCGTCGTCCGATGGGGTCACCGAGGAGGCCGTTGAGGCGGAGCTTCGGAGGCGGGTCGTGGATGGGAGGGAGACCAAAGTTACCTTCGATGAATTCCCTTACTACCTTAG CGAACAGACCAGAGTTATATTAACTAGTGCAGCTTATGTTTACTTGAAGCAAACAGATGTCCTAAAATACACCCGAAACCTTACCCCTGCAAGTCGGGCCATTTTGCTCTCAGGTCCTACAG AGCTTTATCAGCAGATGCTAGCCAAGGCTCTCGCCCACTACTACGAGGCTAAACTGCTGTTGCTAGATGTGACTGAGTTCTCAATTAAG ATTCAGAACAAATGTGGGGGTTGCAACAAAGATATG TTTGTTAAGAGATCAATGTCAGAAGCAACATTGGGGAGGCTTTCTGGTATACTTGGATCTTTGTCAACCATTCTCCGCATGGAAGAATCTGAAG GAATGTTCCGTAGGCAAAGCAGCAGTATGGAGCTGAGGCAAAG AAGACCAGATTATGCTAATAGCACAAATGAACTTCCTAAGACTGCTTCGTTCTCAGCTGAGATGGGTGGCCTTACATCACAACATGGTTCTAGAAATATGG TCACCCCAAAACGATCCAGCTGTTGGTCCTTTGATGAGAAAATTCTTATACATTCACTTTATAAG GTTCTCATTTTGATCTCCAAAAGTAACCCAATTATCCTTTACATAAGGGATGTTGAACACTTCGTCTGTAGATCAGAAAGGGTATATTCATTGTTTCAGAAAATGTTGACAAAGCTATCAGGACATGTGATAATACTTGGTTCAAGGTTGTCAGAACCTGACAATTGTTGTAAAGATGTAGATGCAAGACTTACTACTCTTTTCCCTTACAATATAGAGATTAAACCTCCAGAAGATGAGAACCATCTGGTTAGCTGGAAGTCCCAGCTAGAGAAAGATACTAAAACAATTCAGATTCAGGACAACAGAAATCACATCACAGAGGTTCTTGCAGCGAATGATCTTGAGTGTGACGATTTGGGCACAATCTGCCTATCAGATATATTGGTTCTTAGTACTTATATAGAGGAAATTGTCGTGTCAGCAgtttcttaccatttgatgaataACAAGGATCCTCAATACAGAAATGGGAAGCTTGTTATCACTTCAAAGAG TTTATCACATGGCTTGAGTATATTCCAAGATAGTAGGCTATGTGGCAAGGATACCCTAAAGCTGGAAGCAAGTGCTGAATCTGAG GAAGATGTAAATGAAGATACTCGAACTGCCACAAAACCTGAAAATAATGGTGAAGCTTTACTTCCTGGAAACAAAAGTGAGACAGAGAAATCAACAACACTTGTGAAAGATGGGGAGACCTTAACTCCAATAAAAGTGACC GAAGTTGCTCCAGACAATGAATTTGAAAAGCGGATCAGACCAGAGGTTATCCCAGCTAATGAAATTGGAGTCACATTCGATGATATAGGCGCCTTAGATGAAACAAAAGAATCTCTTCAAGAGCTGATCATACTTCCCCTTCAACGACCAGACCTATTTAAAGGTCTTTTGAAACCCTGCAGAGGAATACTACTGTTTGGGCCACCTGGGACTGGGAAGACGATGCTTGCAAAGGCCATAGCAAATGAAGCTGGGGCCAGTTTTATCAATGTTTCTATGTCCACCATCACATCAAAATGGTTTGGAGAAGATGAGAAGCATGTCAGGGCCTTGTTTACGCTTGCTGCAAAGGTTGCCCCTACTATAATATTTGTGGATGAGGTTGATGGCATGCTTGGACAGCGAACTCGGGTTGGAGAACATGAAGCAATGAGGAAGATCAAGAATGAGTTCATGACACGGTGGGATGGACTTTTAACGAAGCCTGGTGAAAGAATCCTTGTTCTTGCAGCAACAAACAGACCCTTTGACCTTGATGAAGCAATCATCAGAAGATTTGAGCGCAG AATCATGGTCGGACTACCATCCCTGGAGAGCAGGGAATCAATATTGAGGAAACTTTTGTCAAAAGAAAAGGTTGAAGGGCTTGACTACAAGGAGCTTGCGACCATGACAGAGGGATACAGTGGCAGTGATCTTAAG AACCTCTGCATTACAGCAGCATATCGTCCTCTTAGAGAGCTGATTCAGAGAGAAAGATCCAAGGAATTG GGGAAGAAGCAGAAAACTGAGGAAGGTGAGAGTTCATCAGCGGGTTCAGAAAATAGGGATGAGGATGATCAACCGGCAATTGCCCTGAGGCCATTAAATATGGATGACTTGAGGCAAGCAAAGAATCAA GTTGCTGCAAGTTTTGCTGCCGAGGGTTCTGTAATGAATGAGCTGAAGCAGTGGAATGATCTGTACGGGGACGGTGGCTCAAGAAAGAGACAACAATTAACATATTTCCTTTGA
- the LOC135581969 gene encoding ribosome biogenesis ATPase RIX7-like isoform X3, which yields MLAKALAHYYEAKLLLLDVTEFSIKIQNKCGGCNKDMFVKRSMSEATLGRLSGILGSLSTILRMEESEGMFRRQSSSMELRQRRPDYANSTNELPKTASFSAEMGGLTSQHGSRNMVTPKRSSCWSFDEKILIHSLYKVLILISKSNPIILYIRDVEHFVCRSERVYSLFQKMLTKLSGHVIILGSRLSEPDNCCKDVDARLTTLFPYNIEIKPPEDENHLVSWKSQLEKDTKTIQIQDNRNHITEVLAANDLECDDLGTICLSDILVLSTYIEEIVVSAVSYHLMNNKDPQYRNGKLVITSKSLSHGLSIFQDSRLCGKDTLKLEASAESEEDVNEDTRTATKPENNGEALLPGNKSETEKSTTLVKDGETLTPIKVTEVAPDNEFEKRIRPEVIPANEIGVTFDDIGALDETKESLQELIILPLQRPDLFKGLLKPCRGILLFGPPGTGKTMLAKAIANEAGASFINVSMSTITSKWFGEDEKHVRALFTLAAKVAPTIIFVDEVDGMLGQRTRVGEHEAMRKIKNEFMTRWDGLLTKPGERILVLAATNRPFDLDEAIIRRFERRIMVGLPSLESRESILRKLLSKEKVEGLDYKELATMTEGYSGSDLKNLCITAAYRPLRELIQRERSKELGKKQKTEEGESSSAGSENRDEDDQPAIALRPLNMDDLRQAKNQVAASFAAEGSVMNELKQWNDLYGDGGSRKRQQLTYFL from the exons ATGCTAGCCAAGGCTCTCGCCCACTACTACGAGGCTAAACTGCTGTTGCTAGATGTGACTGAGTTCTCAATTAAG ATTCAGAACAAATGTGGGGGTTGCAACAAAGATATG TTTGTTAAGAGATCAATGTCAGAAGCAACATTGGGGAGGCTTTCTGGTATACTTGGATCTTTGTCAACCATTCTCCGCATGGAAGAATCTGAAG GAATGTTCCGTAGGCAAAGCAGCAGTATGGAGCTGAGGCAAAG AAGACCAGATTATGCTAATAGCACAAATGAACTTCCTAAGACTGCTTCGTTCTCAGCTGAGATGGGTGGCCTTACATCACAACATGGTTCTAGAAATATGG TCACCCCAAAACGATCCAGCTGTTGGTCCTTTGATGAGAAAATTCTTATACATTCACTTTATAAG GTTCTCATTTTGATCTCCAAAAGTAACCCAATTATCCTTTACATAAGGGATGTTGAACACTTCGTCTGTAGATCAGAAAGGGTATATTCATTGTTTCAGAAAATGTTGACAAAGCTATCAGGACATGTGATAATACTTGGTTCAAGGTTGTCAGAACCTGACAATTGTTGTAAAGATGTAGATGCAAGACTTACTACTCTTTTCCCTTACAATATAGAGATTAAACCTCCAGAAGATGAGAACCATCTGGTTAGCTGGAAGTCCCAGCTAGAGAAAGATACTAAAACAATTCAGATTCAGGACAACAGAAATCACATCACAGAGGTTCTTGCAGCGAATGATCTTGAGTGTGACGATTTGGGCACAATCTGCCTATCAGATATATTGGTTCTTAGTACTTATATAGAGGAAATTGTCGTGTCAGCAgtttcttaccatttgatgaataACAAGGATCCTCAATACAGAAATGGGAAGCTTGTTATCACTTCAAAGAG TTTATCACATGGCTTGAGTATATTCCAAGATAGTAGGCTATGTGGCAAGGATACCCTAAAGCTGGAAGCAAGTGCTGAATCTGAG GAAGATGTAAATGAAGATACTCGAACTGCCACAAAACCTGAAAATAATGGTGAAGCTTTACTTCCTGGAAACAAAAGTGAGACAGAGAAATCAACAACACTTGTGAAAGATGGGGAGACCTTAACTCCAATAAAAGTGACC GAAGTTGCTCCAGACAATGAATTTGAAAAGCGGATCAGACCAGAGGTTATCCCAGCTAATGAAATTGGAGTCACATTCGATGATATAGGCGCCTTAGATGAAACAAAAGAATCTCTTCAAGAGCTGATCATACTTCCCCTTCAACGACCAGACCTATTTAAAGGTCTTTTGAAACCCTGCAGAGGAATACTACTGTTTGGGCCACCTGGGACTGGGAAGACGATGCTTGCAAAGGCCATAGCAAATGAAGCTGGGGCCAGTTTTATCAATGTTTCTATGTCCACCATCACATCAAAATGGTTTGGAGAAGATGAGAAGCATGTCAGGGCCTTGTTTACGCTTGCTGCAAAGGTTGCCCCTACTATAATATTTGTGGATGAGGTTGATGGCATGCTTGGACAGCGAACTCGGGTTGGAGAACATGAAGCAATGAGGAAGATCAAGAATGAGTTCATGACACGGTGGGATGGACTTTTAACGAAGCCTGGTGAAAGAATCCTTGTTCTTGCAGCAACAAACAGACCCTTTGACCTTGATGAAGCAATCATCAGAAGATTTGAGCGCAG AATCATGGTCGGACTACCATCCCTGGAGAGCAGGGAATCAATATTGAGGAAACTTTTGTCAAAAGAAAAGGTTGAAGGGCTTGACTACAAGGAGCTTGCGACCATGACAGAGGGATACAGTGGCAGTGATCTTAAG AACCTCTGCATTACAGCAGCATATCGTCCTCTTAGAGAGCTGATTCAGAGAGAAAGATCCAAGGAATTG GGGAAGAAGCAGAAAACTGAGGAAGGTGAGAGTTCATCAGCGGGTTCAGAAAATAGGGATGAGGATGATCAACCGGCAATTGCCCTGAGGCCATTAAATATGGATGACTTGAGGCAAGCAAAGAATCAA GTTGCTGCAAGTTTTGCTGCCGAGGGTTCTGTAATGAATGAGCTGAAGCAGTGGAATGATCTGTACGGGGACGGTGGCTCAAGAAAGAGACAACAATTAACATATTTCCTTTGA
- the LOC135581969 gene encoding ribosome biogenesis ATPase RIX7-like isoform X2 translates to MEQRGLLMSVLGVGVGVGLGIGLASGQAVGKWAAPAGSSSDGVTEEAVEAELRRRVVDGRETKVTFDEFPYYLSEQTRVILTSAAYVYLKQTDVLKYTRNLTPASRAILLSGPTELYQQMLAKALAHYYEAKLLLLDVTEFSIKFVKRSMSEATLGRLSGILGSLSTILRMEESEGMFRRQSSSMELRQRRPDYANSTNELPKTASFSAEMGGLTSQHGSRNMVTPKRSSCWSFDEKILIHSLYKVLILISKSNPIILYIRDVEHFVCRSERVYSLFQKMLTKLSGHVIILGSRLSEPDNCCKDVDARLTTLFPYNIEIKPPEDENHLVSWKSQLEKDTKTIQIQDNRNHITEVLAANDLECDDLGTICLSDILVLSTYIEEIVVSAVSYHLMNNKDPQYRNGKLVITSKSLSHGLSIFQDSRLCGKDTLKLEASAESEEDVNEDTRTATKPENNGEALLPGNKSETEKSTTLVKDGETLTPIKVTEVAPDNEFEKRIRPEVIPANEIGVTFDDIGALDETKESLQELIILPLQRPDLFKGLLKPCRGILLFGPPGTGKTMLAKAIANEAGASFINVSMSTITSKWFGEDEKHVRALFTLAAKVAPTIIFVDEVDGMLGQRTRVGEHEAMRKIKNEFMTRWDGLLTKPGERILVLAATNRPFDLDEAIIRRFERRIMVGLPSLESRESILRKLLSKEKVEGLDYKELATMTEGYSGSDLKNLCITAAYRPLRELIQRERSKELGKKQKTEEGESSSAGSENRDEDDQPAIALRPLNMDDLRQAKNQVAASFAAEGSVMNELKQWNDLYGDGGSRKRQQLTYFL, encoded by the exons ATGGAGCAGAGGGGCTTGCTGATGTCGGTCCTCGGGGTCGGGGTCGGGGTCGGGCTGGGGATCGGCTTGGCGTCGGGGCAGGCAGTCGGCAAGTGGGCCGCGCCGGCAGGCTCGTCGTCCGATGGGGTCACCGAGGAGGCCGTTGAGGCGGAGCTTCGGAGGCGGGTCGTGGATGGGAGGGAGACCAAAGTTACCTTCGATGAATTCCCTTACTACCTTAG CGAACAGACCAGAGTTATATTAACTAGTGCAGCTTATGTTTACTTGAAGCAAACAGATGTCCTAAAATACACCCGAAACCTTACCCCTGCAAGTCGGGCCATTTTGCTCTCAGGTCCTACAG AGCTTTATCAGCAGATGCTAGCCAAGGCTCTCGCCCACTACTACGAGGCTAAACTGCTGTTGCTAGATGTGACTGAGTTCTCAATTAAG TTTGTTAAGAGATCAATGTCAGAAGCAACATTGGGGAGGCTTTCTGGTATACTTGGATCTTTGTCAACCATTCTCCGCATGGAAGAATCTGAAG GAATGTTCCGTAGGCAAAGCAGCAGTATGGAGCTGAGGCAAAG AAGACCAGATTATGCTAATAGCACAAATGAACTTCCTAAGACTGCTTCGTTCTCAGCTGAGATGGGTGGCCTTACATCACAACATGGTTCTAGAAATATGG TCACCCCAAAACGATCCAGCTGTTGGTCCTTTGATGAGAAAATTCTTATACATTCACTTTATAAG GTTCTCATTTTGATCTCCAAAAGTAACCCAATTATCCTTTACATAAGGGATGTTGAACACTTCGTCTGTAGATCAGAAAGGGTATATTCATTGTTTCAGAAAATGTTGACAAAGCTATCAGGACATGTGATAATACTTGGTTCAAGGTTGTCAGAACCTGACAATTGTTGTAAAGATGTAGATGCAAGACTTACTACTCTTTTCCCTTACAATATAGAGATTAAACCTCCAGAAGATGAGAACCATCTGGTTAGCTGGAAGTCCCAGCTAGAGAAAGATACTAAAACAATTCAGATTCAGGACAACAGAAATCACATCACAGAGGTTCTTGCAGCGAATGATCTTGAGTGTGACGATTTGGGCACAATCTGCCTATCAGATATATTGGTTCTTAGTACTTATATAGAGGAAATTGTCGTGTCAGCAgtttcttaccatttgatgaataACAAGGATCCTCAATACAGAAATGGGAAGCTTGTTATCACTTCAAAGAG TTTATCACATGGCTTGAGTATATTCCAAGATAGTAGGCTATGTGGCAAGGATACCCTAAAGCTGGAAGCAAGTGCTGAATCTGAG GAAGATGTAAATGAAGATACTCGAACTGCCACAAAACCTGAAAATAATGGTGAAGCTTTACTTCCTGGAAACAAAAGTGAGACAGAGAAATCAACAACACTTGTGAAAGATGGGGAGACCTTAACTCCAATAAAAGTGACC GAAGTTGCTCCAGACAATGAATTTGAAAAGCGGATCAGACCAGAGGTTATCCCAGCTAATGAAATTGGAGTCACATTCGATGATATAGGCGCCTTAGATGAAACAAAAGAATCTCTTCAAGAGCTGATCATACTTCCCCTTCAACGACCAGACCTATTTAAAGGTCTTTTGAAACCCTGCAGAGGAATACTACTGTTTGGGCCACCTGGGACTGGGAAGACGATGCTTGCAAAGGCCATAGCAAATGAAGCTGGGGCCAGTTTTATCAATGTTTCTATGTCCACCATCACATCAAAATGGTTTGGAGAAGATGAGAAGCATGTCAGGGCCTTGTTTACGCTTGCTGCAAAGGTTGCCCCTACTATAATATTTGTGGATGAGGTTGATGGCATGCTTGGACAGCGAACTCGGGTTGGAGAACATGAAGCAATGAGGAAGATCAAGAATGAGTTCATGACACGGTGGGATGGACTTTTAACGAAGCCTGGTGAAAGAATCCTTGTTCTTGCAGCAACAAACAGACCCTTTGACCTTGATGAAGCAATCATCAGAAGATTTGAGCGCAG AATCATGGTCGGACTACCATCCCTGGAGAGCAGGGAATCAATATTGAGGAAACTTTTGTCAAAAGAAAAGGTTGAAGGGCTTGACTACAAGGAGCTTGCGACCATGACAGAGGGATACAGTGGCAGTGATCTTAAG AACCTCTGCATTACAGCAGCATATCGTCCTCTTAGAGAGCTGATTCAGAGAGAAAGATCCAAGGAATTG GGGAAGAAGCAGAAAACTGAGGAAGGTGAGAGTTCATCAGCGGGTTCAGAAAATAGGGATGAGGATGATCAACCGGCAATTGCCCTGAGGCCATTAAATATGGATGACTTGAGGCAAGCAAAGAATCAA GTTGCTGCAAGTTTTGCTGCCGAGGGTTCTGTAATGAATGAGCTGAAGCAGTGGAATGATCTGTACGGGGACGGTGGCTCAAGAAAGAGACAACAATTAACATATTTCCTTTGA